The Brassica napus cultivar Da-Ae chromosome C1, Da-Ae, whole genome shotgun sequence DNA segment ATAAAAACATGATCAAATTTAAGTCGGGCCGGGGTGGATTTGATTTTTAACTGAAGTAACCAAACTACCTAATTCGATTCGATATTTTATACCTAAACTACTTAAACTTATtcaaaaatagttataaaacaaaaatactcaATAGACATGGTTTGAATTGGTTATTTTTGTCCGAAAGTAACCATAGATACAATTTGATTTGAGTATTTGTATCCAAAGTATTCATTTCTATCTATAACTACCCAGATATTTATTATAgttgatttataattaaattttatgtattagtgtgattataagtataattataaatattttttaatgttcgGATATGTTTGGATACTTATTCGATTTTTGGTGAattcggttttggtttttcgggttttgAAAAGGACCGTTTCAAATATTTAGGCAAGGTCCGATCGGGTTTGATACCCTGATTTTCGAATCTGTTCCAGGTCGGTTTTTCGGGTACGGATATTATACCCAGTCCTATTCCGAGCTAGTCACTTTCGATATCCAATATCACAGGAGAAAGCAGAGCGACTAATTACCGAGATTGCAAGATTTCTGATAGGAGAGTCGCCACGGGAATAGAATTTTGAAGTTAGTTTTGTCCAAAATAAAGGATGACGCCAAACacatatataagaaaaagaaagccAAGCACACGTAAGTCTCAAATTCGTTGtaagttgtaacttgtaagaaCAGAGACAAGttcttgtttctatttttttttggtagagtGGGGTTCTTAAGAAAGAGATTCAGGGAGTCAGGATCATGCTTCTAAGACGTAAACGCATGCCTTTTTAGGGTTGGGAAGCAGATACGATATGCATCACGTAAAGCTAGAGCTAATACGACAAAACGGGTGAAAATAAGATTTGCAAGAATCTGGAGAAACTTTTGAATATGATCTATAACTGATGATGAAACTAGTGAAAGTTTTCAACGAGAGATACTTCTATGATCTATCCCAAGTAAAGGCAACATATTGATTTTCCAAGATCAACTTCTGAAATTTTGAAAGGTCCGTATGATAATGCTTTGTTTGTTAGCTACAGGATATCCTTTGTTTTACTATTTCTGTCTATTCATCTATGGGCTTTGCTACGAAACCAACATCCTTATTGTTTGGGGAGTCTAAAAGCTTATTTTACTAATAGATAAACAAAGCTGTGGTTACTATCCATCTTGGTCACTGGCGAGTCTTctctttctttaattttaacTTCAATCTTTACTTCTTTAGAAAggaaataaaaacacaaaaactAACAAACTTCGAGAAGGAAACTAAAAATTAGAACATAGAAAGACAAAGGTGACTTTGTAATGACTCTACGATCTTCTTCAACTCGTATCTTTATCTTTGGACTCTGGTAAGACGACACTGAAATTATCTCCGACAAGAAAACGATGAGTTAATCTCCGGCAAGTTGTGCAGATCACGCGCCGGAGATGTCTCCGAGCAAGAAAATTCGCAGAGTGGACCCATCGATCGCATTTCCTACAGAGGAAAGCAGTGTCTGCTTCACAATACACGGCTGCGTTCTCACCGCAGAGATCGCAGCTTACCGGAGCTCTCATTCTCCGGCATCCTCCATCgtcttttcttctctcttgttCCTCAAAACCTCTGCACATGTTTATTACTCTCTGTCTTTATCTCTCGGGTTCAAGATTTGATTTATATAGGAATGGTTTTTTTAAAAGCATCTGGCTATTTTGTTTAAGACATTAAATAAGCTTTACACGTGTACGTATATCAACCTATCATTTTGACGTAATTATCACTAGAGGACAAACATGTCAATAATTAGCTTTCTTTTCTCCACCAGACGATCTCTCCTCCTCATGTTAGATGCATTGCCATGCACAAGTTCCAAGAACAGCTTCAAGTTGACTCGTTTATGACCCTTTGGTTCACATCGCATTCTAGAATGAAATCATTGTGTTTTTGTGGTCTATGGAAAAGTATATAGTAGTATCCACATACATTAATGTCTGTGCAAGTTTTTTTCTACTATTTAAAATCAGAGCACGAcaagaaaataaactaaacttaaatgttttgccaaaaaaaatactcaatCCGTTTCAAAATACACAAAGTTTTAGGTTAGGAcacaaatattaagaaatttgttttttatctaaaaagtatcattaaaatataaattaaaaattattcaaccaatcacaaaacatactacaaaatatgatttgttacacagtttttgataaaattaaaaaatacattgaaatatgaaaacatcatctattttgaaacatcaaaaactccataaaacatcatctattttgaaacggagggagtatttgtTACAATAATTACTTATAACTTTGTACTACCTCTGTTCCacaatataagatgttttggaGAAATTTtgatgtaataatttttttaatttttgtacaaaacatcttatattaaGGAACAGAAGGAGTACTAGTTTTAAAATTGTAGCACACAAGTATTCGTTTTGATGTTTTATCTTTGTGTACATTATAGAACACAAAAATCTGAAGATTTATTTATAACATGAAAAGCGAATAACCATCTCTCACAAGTTAAATTCTAGTGACTTGTAGTCTCGTTTAGCCTAGAACAATTCACCACCGAGAAAAGAAAGAATTAGTTACAGAATCaattatttatcacatattgGTGATTTGTGAATGGAGTAAGCATaaagaaaatgatttattttaggGGTGACGACAAACTCATCGTTATTGAGTGTTTTCTAGTCATTGTGCGTGGTGGTTGAGGAATcaaccttttattttattacaagCTTACTATGAAAAGATAAAGGCAACCTCATTTTGCATGGTTCATGATTAAAGGaaaattaaattgttatttaaaGAGCAATTAGTATTTTTCATCatcttttacttttatatttgtttaattgtaTCTTATCAAATAGTtaaggtggggggggggggggggggggggggttccgCCCAAGTGGTATGAAGAACCCTGGCCTTGTTTTCTTGAATAAAAgtgtatttttgtatttatggtTCAATTCTCTCTGACCAGGCTATTCTAATGAAGTCACTGACCTCGGCTGCTCAAGCTCCGACAATGTCAACCATGCTGTTTGTTTCACCAATGGAATCGGAGAAGAAAAGAATTTCAAGTTTTTTCAATTGACTCACCATCTCGCTTATTGATCTTTTTGTTACTCGGATGTATTGAGATTCACATAGTCTTCCGGGGCAACATAGACGGTTGTAAACCGGGGCTTCTACCTCTATTGGTAAAGGGCTTACAGCTGTGAGTACCGCCAACGAATCCCGGCCACTGgggaattaacatttcggcatcgccAGGGACAGAGGACCGACACGTGGCAACACGTGATTAGTCTGGCAACACGTGATTAGTCTGGATCACTTCCGTGGGGCCAggatacctctgtataattcaaaaaaaaaacatagacgGGTGTAGAGCTCTTCTCTTTCGTTTAACGGGTGTGCTAGCCTCAATCGGTTTCCCACCCCACTTCAAAACCCTTTCACGAGGGTATTTCAAAATCTTTTCAAACGATCTAAAACTCTTTCGAGCTGTGGTTTTAAGGATTCAAATGAAGATTATCCGCGGATCTCTCTACTTCGAGCTAGTCTCTCCTTGTAACACTTCTATCCTAGGTTTTATTGTTTCCATGTTATTGTTGTTCATCTTACCGTCGAGCATACCTCCGGTTATAAACGTTGTAACACCTTAAGTTTGAATTAATgaaatttgtgataaaaaaaaggtGTATTTTGTATTTCTCATCTTGGCGTCAGTTATTCCACGTTGAAAAAGGCACAAAACGACGAATCCTCACATAGATCAATAGAACTACCCAAATCAAACTTTTAATCAAATTCATTATCGTCATTTCTTACCTGCTGTAGAGTTTGTATTTGAGTTGTGCACAAAAGGAGAAGATCAAGTCCACAAGAGATTCTAGGGTGAGTCAGAGAATCCAAATATCGAAAAAGAAGCAAACTTAAAAGCCCAAGCATGTTTCGATATAAGTAAAGCGCGTTACACGCATCTAGCCCGAAGTAGAAATGTGTTGTTTTCTGGTATGCGAGTGTTGATCAAAACTCGGCTTGCAATTTTGGCTTTTAGTTTATTCTATTATGGATTCTAATATGATCagcaatattataaaattaattcagtTATTGATTTGGTTTACTATGACAGTcagtttgtttaatttaaaatacaccgattttaaatatttcaaactgaattttattttttactttaaaatatttatattaaccaATGAATTAAATCTAGATAAACAAGAGAACTAAGCCCGATAGTTTTACGAAAACCACAACCCTTAATTTTAAAGGAAACACACAaaattggttaaaaaaaacactcctcCGAAAGCAAAAAAGAATACTGAACCaaactaaatcttaattaaaacaaaaaatacaatcAAATGTAACCAATGAAAAAAGAGATGCACATCCACATAAGTATAGAACGAGCAGCATACGCGGCACTGCAAAGCTCAAGAGAAGCTTCTTGGCGGACTAACACCCGAAGACCATAGAGGCCCTAACCATAGGAACCGTGAGCAAGACACAAGATACctataaaacaataataaaccATAACCGAGAATCAACCATTTAACCACCTAATCTTCAACTTAAAACGTATAAAACATGAACTATGCATCCCTAAATAAGGCCAGCCTTCCAGGAACTGTCTAAGAACGACGAAAGATGAGAACTATTTATTTAACTACTCTAAGGACGGTGGAATAGGCAACAAAAAGATTCACCAAACTAAAAAGAAGCTAATCGACGAAAAACAAA contains these protein-coding regions:
- the LOC106374949 gene encoding B-box domain protein 30, whose amino-acid sequence is MCRGFEEQERRKDDGGCRRMRAPVSCDLCGENAAVYCEADTAFLCRKCDRWVHSANFLARRHLRRVICTTCRRLTHRFLVGDNFSVVLPESKDKDTS